In Babesia bovis T2Bo chromosome 3, whole genome shotgun sequence, the genomic window TCACTTTACGTTCATGTCTACTTTGCCTTTAATAACGTTATTTAAGATGCCTATTTATACACATACACTGTATAGATGTAGCCGCGTTTAACCGTGCGCTCAGGTTGGCATAATATAATGGCCTCCTCAGCACCGTGTTTCACCTATTACATAGCTATTAAACACTCTATTTATGTTCGATAGTAGTTAAAATGTTTTAATGATAGTTTAGGACATACTTCTACCTTCCGTAGCTATACGTTTCATTTGAATGACAGTGTCATCGTCCAGTGGTGAACAACCGTCATCTAGATCTTCTTCATCGTAGTCCTCATCATCATAATAGTCATCGtcttcatcgtcatcaCTGTATTCGGAGATACAGTCATAGTCTACACTATCAGTTTCAAAATCCTCGTCATCTatgttggattccatatcaCCGTTGGAATCATCTCCACCTTCAAGGGAAATGCCTTCGATAATTTGTGGCAAGTATTCCCCAGCGCAATATGTGACTCCTACTTGTACAAGGGCGCttaggcacatgatatatagttttttcatatatttgGAGTTTTCTCCAACCACGGCACGTAGTACAATCTGTATTAGTTCATCACGTCTCTCTATGCTGCTTAGTGGCTTGGCTTCTCCACAGCTGTATAGCAATATTATAGCGACGTATCGAATTCTTGACTTGTAGTACATGGGTGTATTCTTTATAGCGTCGTACTCTTGCATAACATTTTGTGTCAATTCCCTAGCAGCTGTAGATAGTATACAGTCACAGACACGACTCTTAAGAGTTACTTCAAACATGTCTGCCATGAGTCGTTCTGCATGTTCCTTATCATCGGACATGGCACCTCGTTGGCAGAGGGTAGTAATTTGAACGGCTATATCAAATGTAAATCCGCCTGGAGCGTGGGCAAGTAAACTCCTTAAAGGGTCCCGCAAAACGCTCAATTCAGCCATGATAGCCGGAATTTCGTTATCGTCTGTGACATCTAAATCGTGATAACCTCCGATAGCTTTCATACATAGCCCCAAAATCTTCCAGAGCGCATCGAATCGGACTCCAAGTGCAGCTGCTTTCTCTTCACCAAGGAAGAGCACTATCTTTTTCGCAATTTTTGCCAGATAACCAAGAATCAGAGCAAGATCATCTAAATAATCCATTATACGGTCTATATCTAGGTTTTCATACAGAGAAACCAGTAATTCTGCGCTACGTCTTGTAATTTTAGCAAACATGTCACAGTCATTTGGCGTCATGTCTTTTGCATCTGCATCTGCGGCCAGTTTGACTATCGAGGTCAGCGTTTGAACCATTGACCACCTAGCTAAAATCTGTTCATCGCTTGACATATCTTCCACTTCTCCACTCAAATTGCCTCCACAGCTGATGCTGTTCCACAGAGCGTTGCAGACGTTTTCAGTGATTTGGGCACCGAATGGCAAAATTGCCACGGAATACTTATCCACGATTTCATCTAATGTAGACACCACTGTTTCTAACTCAATTCTTTCCATGAGTTTGAAAAGGCTTTGTAGCAAGTGTGGTAGGAATTCGATAATAGTCTTTTGCAGAGTAGCGTCATTGTTATGGAAGAATGCAAGCACTGCACTAGTAGCCATGACAGACACAATAACTTCTCCATCATCAAGCATTTGTACCAACttggaatatattttgAGCAAATTTTGTGAATCCCTCCACACAACAGTCGTCATCACAACGCGTCCACAAAGCCATGCTCCGCGCATTCGAAGCCATTTGTCTGGTGATCCTAACAACTGCAGTACATATGTTGATAAGAACGCTTCTCCGTCCAACAATTGCTCTTGAGGTATACTCACTGGTTTGGCAGCGCTCTTACTGCTCAGTCGTTTTGTGTTTTGCAGTACGCTGCTAGCCGCGTGTCCTATTAGACACATGACTCCGTAAATAACGGATACCGGTGATTTACCATTGCTAAATACATCTCTTGCCGCAGCTATAACGATTGGAACAAAATCTTCTCTACGAAGTTTACACGCATCTTTGATAAAGTCCGCAGCAGTGCCTCTGGGTGATAATAATTGGAAGCTTACATCTGCGCAGCTTTGTATATAGGACTCGGGATCTTCTGTGTATTCCTTTTCATCATTGCAATTGCACGCAAACGTCTGGAACAACATTTGCACGATTACAGGTGCGCATGGTTTAATGGctgaattatatattgtaggGAAGCTGACTGCGTACTTCAGATAAGTCCATATCTTATGATGTGCATGGTTGGTGAGTACCGCTGCTCCTGTAGATTCAGATTGCATAACAAACAAaagttttttggtaaaagcTTCTGCGTAGTTATCTTTTATGAATCGTGAAAAGTGCTTCTTTCCCTCATTTTTATTTTCCTTCCTTGGTATTTGCCTAgacatatattttgtaaGTATGTGAAGTGCCCATTTCAAACACTTGAACCTTGGAAGTTCTCTTAAACGAGTTTCATCTTCGTctggtagttcagcgtaCGGTAGCATAGGTCTAGTTCCAGGAGCGAACAAGGCGTTCCATGACAGTGGATTATCCAAAACGAATTCTACCAGAGCCATCCATGATTGTAAAGTGCTCTCAACTGTATTCGTAGTAGGTGATGTGAGTAATCCCATTGAATAGTAGATTTTCAGAACCATGTGTATGCAGGTTGCAGCTTCTGGTGAATCTAACCCTGCCTTCGATGCATCTTGCGCTACGTTTAAAAGTTTTCCAAAAAAGCGGTCTATTAAGTCATTTACTTCATCTGTAAGATTCGATGTGTGATACTCGTAGCGATACATTAGTTTGCGTAGAATCCTGAGGGCGCAAATTAGGATATCTCCATTTCTCCTCTGCTCTATATCTGCGTTTAGCCTATATACAAGTGATGTGATGTTACGTTCTTCGGCATTGTAGACTATGTGTCGAAGGATTTCGAAGCACTGTCGCCTTACAGCGTCATTATTTGCACCTGCCGATATGATCGCATCGTATATACTGTTCCACAGTGCCGTCCTGTCTTCCGGACAGATAGATGTTTCCTCTCTCCATTGTGACAATACTAAATTTTTGAGTTTAATTGCTCCCGCTAATTTAACGGTGGCGTCTACATGGTTGGAGGTTATGATTTGTAGTAGAAGCGGTATAGCTCCTTTAAGAGTTGTAATCTATACATGTAGATGATAAAGATTAACACATAAGAATATATAGTGCAATATTTAGTTTTACAGTAGCATATAATCAAGGCTTACCTTAAATAGGTACTCTTCGCTTTGCTTTCTGAGTAACTGTTCCTGCGCTAGAGATCCTTCTAGCGCCCTATGTATAGCCTCTAGGCTTAAAATGTTATCAACACTCATTTTTAATGAGTGGTACAATGGTGTGTGTTAGATTCCCACAGTTTCGTTTCCTTCGATTGGACGTGGCCTAACATTGTGATAAATGGAGATGTGATGTTGTTTCTTGCTTTTGATTATAAGTAAATATTTCACGACACGTTAAGGTGTATTGGTAATCATGATTAACGCTGGAGTATCATCGTTTCTTCGCTTTAGATTAAGTTACCATAATACGGCGATGATGACGTCTACCGCGCGTCGATAACGCTTTATTAGTGTTTTAAAAATTcaaatattaaaatggcGATGTTTGATTTACTGAAACCATGCGGTCAAGTGAATTTGAGTATAATTGGCACCGCAATTATGACACCAACTCCTGTAAGTCCGATAGTAACGTACATGATAAGTTTACTGTTGCGCAATCGTATGGTTCTTGCTTTTACCAATTCAACGTTCGCCTTTTCTGTATATTCGACAGCTTTCATAGTGTTGTATTCCACTTGATCAATAAGATCTCCTTGATAGCTCACAACACCGGCAAGTTCCACCATCATTTGATGTAATTCTTCTACACTATCTTCCAATGCCAACACATCATTATACTTTGAttgtatgttttgtacGGCATCTACGAGGTTAGTGTTACCTACTATAGAAGAGCGTGCTGCGCTTTCGAGGACCATGTGGGCGTTTCCCGGTGCCATAACCTTTTCTAGTTCCGATGGGTCTGCTTCCGGATATATAAGTTGAATTTGTCTTGCTGTTCGTTCTTTAATCGCCTTTTTGAATACGATTTGTGCATCTTGGTATCTTTTCACCGAGTTTTGGAAATGTTTAATACATACATTGTATGCATTATTTCTCATTCGTTTTTCTGTAGGTGTCCCTTTATCCTTTCCATTCTGTAGTTTCGTAGTCAAACTCTTCGTTTTTGAACACGAATCATTGATCTGTGCGATTAGATCGTTGAGCTTCGAGCTAACTCCTGCGCTCTGTTCACTTGTAACCGCCGTGGCGCTCAGTTCCATTAAGGCACATATTGCTTTAGCGCCATCGTCTATTGAGGCGATTAGTTTACGTGCATCTTGCACATTTGCCATATACTCTTTAAAATCGGGATCGAATCCCTCCTCATCGTCTCCGCCCTGTGCAATATATTTACGTACATTTATTGTTGTGACCTACCATCGGAGACGGCGGCATCCCATCATCTTGTATAATTACGATACAGTCTCTTGTATATTCGTTCGACTGTTTAATACCTTCAGCGAGGTTTCGCAGTTGCTGCGTTCTATTATACATGTTTAAGTTTCACTTGATCATAATCAAAGTAACACATTGGTTTCCAGCAGTGGATCTAGATTACTCAATCTAAATTTATCCTTTAATAAGTCCTTATGTCTCTCTTTTAACGTTACACACTTGTTTGGATAGTTTGTTTTTCTGGTACACATCAATGCTTCTGTATTTCTTTGTCCGGAACACAAGCGAGCCGATAGTACTTCCTCTGTTTTCGCCTTTAATTAGATCCAGTGTTATATGTACTTTCCAGCGTCCAAAAGTTATGGATTATGTTGTTTACACACTTCAGTGTGTTAGGTGTTTTGGGCCCTTGATGTGTACACGGCGGAGCGCACTGTCGGTTGGCATATCACCTTTTTTCTTTGAAAAGACATTGGAATTGCTGCTccaataatatatcatttaatTGTATTGTGATGTGTCTACTCTAGTATTCTATACGTTGTGACCAATGATGATAGATTGGTCTGTAGGGGTTCATTAAGGCATACTCCCTACTTCCTTCTAGATCCGAAGACAACTGATCAAATTTTACAATGTTGCTTATTGCTGGCGGTTATGAAGGTGGTTTAGTAGGCCTCGATGTCCCTCAAATTGACGAAGCATTGGGATTTGATTCCTCATCCATTCATTCTGAACAAGTAACTCTGGCCTTCCGATTTCTTTGTTCTCAGGTAAGCTTAAGAATTCAAATATGCCTAAAACATGAACATTGTGTATATGGTAGACTAACGATTTTAAATCCGGAAattggtatatacattttttTCTTGCGCCTTATTTATATAAGATCTCCacatttattttatatcatctgcATCATGTTTTGTTAAGCCTTTAGGGGCTAGTATGGCAATATGCTTGGTGTTTCTGTTGTTTGTACGATTTTGATTACGCTATATTGTATGCACTCTGCAATGTGCATTATTATATGGAACTGTGTATTATTTATGCCTTTTGATTACATAATATACAGGGTTCTATTCGCTGCTTAGCATTGGGCTCTGATTTCTTGTGTTGCGGAGGTTCTGATGAGACAGTCCAGATATATGGATTGCGTCACCGCAAGAAGCATGGTGACCTTATGCTTTCTGATGGTTGCATCACAGCTATAGGTGCCGTGGGTTCCATCTCTAATGGGTTGATTTTGGTTGCCAATGAGCACGGGGCATTGGACGTTTACTCATCACGACATCTCGGCCATTTAAAGCAGTTAAAGGGCCACAAAGCTCCTGTTACTTCTATAAGTATTCACCCTAATGGTGAATTGGCGTTATCGGTATCGGAAGATTTTACATTGCGTCTATGGGACGTAAAAACATTTATGTGCGTTTTTTATTCGCGTTTGAAGGAGCCAATTATTGGTGCGGAGTGGCATGGTGATGGTAAGAcgtattatattttattggAATCGCAattgttgatattttcattgtCTGAGGATGTCAAGCCTCAGCTATACAAGGCTGAGGGTGGCCAAAAGCATACGTGTGCCAGTTGGTTTGGCACTTACGTTGCTGTTGGATGTCGTTCTGGATCTGTGGTATTATATCCAGTTGTACCTGGTATTCCTGTGTGTTCGGGTAAGCTCCACACCAAGCGCATCAAAGGCATTGTTGGTATGTCTGGATGCATTGTAACAGTCGATTCTGATGGAATCTTAGTATTCCTAAAGGTTACAGACAACAATGGAGTTGTATTTTCCGAGTTATTTCGTTACGGCGTAGAGATGCGAGTCAACGTTTTAATTTGCAAGCCTGACTAGCGTAGACGGCTGCATATAACTAAGTGGGTTGCACAAGAAAGAGTTTAACATTGTTTTTTGATCGCATGATCATTTGCCACGTTTTACGTTAGGTGTTGATATTATGCCCTTGACTAGGAGTATGCTGGGTACCGTATCTTCACCTTGTTGTTGGGTCACGCACAATTTTTGTGTTCGTTTTTACAGTGCTGCATTGTCATATGATGACTGTCATTATGCGGATTGCCTGGAGTAAAGCATTGGCGAAAGTGCTCTTGCGTTCTAAACGGGAAGAATCTTTGTGTTACGTATAAACAACGTGACACAGTAATTGATCCCTTACacaaatacatatatgCACATACATAAATAACCATCTGCTCTTAACCGATGTTCGCTGGCATTTAATGTCAGTTCCCCATCGGTAACCCATTAAACAGGCTGCGCAGGCCAGGTACACTTGTGACGGTTGCTTTAGTAATTTAATGGCATTTGCGGCTTTTCAATTGCGTTTTAGATATTTTGTTTGATTTGCAGGCGTCAAACTTCATTTATGCGCAGCAGAAAAGCCAAACCATAAGCATTCAATGGTAAATTGTCTTCTCCTGATTTTAACTATGGATTCCTTCTTCGTGGTATAGGTAAGATTTTACCCAGTTACAATATTACCTATGTAGAAGAGTATGAACCATTGAGTTCTTCAACTTGCTATCAGTATACATAGATAGCGTGTATGGACCATTGTTTTGTCGGTGTGTGTCCTTAGTTGTTAGGCCAAACGCAGTCATTCCATTTTCTCCTGAAGTGATAGAAAGAAGTAGTAGAAAGAGAATTGTAAGCTCACATCTGCATCAATTGATTTGCAATGGCGGAATACAATGGAACCGCGTGTGAGCAAGTAGAAGATTCCGCTTCACTTTGAGGTACATAGTCATAGTATTGCGGATAATTTCCATATGGATGAAATTGAAGATATGGAATGTTTTCAATTACCCTCTTTTTATTAGAAGGTGTAATTGTATGAAGAATATTAAGCAGTTGCCTATGTTTATCCCACTCATCCGCTGCAACTTCTGCTCTCATCTTTGCTTCATAAAATCCATATTTGCGTACGCCAAAAGTGCGTTGGGATCTTTTTGAACAGTTAAAAGGGTCCCTGCAGGTTGCTCGCCATTCGAGTTTGGTATGGTGGTAATAGACACCTCTTACTAAACTATGATAATCTTCTTCTGGCACATCTGGTAGCAGTGCCATATTTGGCGGTGGTCGTTGACTCTCGTTTCTGCGTCTTTTAACTGGCGCTGGGTTTACTGGGTTGTCCTCGATGGCGGGCGTTTGTACTGGGTCTTGAATTATTGGTCTGGTTTTACCGGCCCTCTTGGAGCCGCGAGATTGACTACACCTCATATTTCCCACCTAATACACACACAGTGTGactattattatataacaaaggGACTAGGGAGAAGATATACACTCACTGAGGGGTGGTGAAGCAACGCCGGTGTGGAAATTGACTTCACTAATTATTAAGACGCAACGCAAGCTACAGTTGTGTAGGAAGGTCACAAAGCTCATGTAACGTCTTCTTATTTCGCCTTTAATTGCGTTCGAGCCTTTTGTTACGTTATAAGCCTGCCACACGGAAGTATTCCACCAGGAATCTTCGTGTGATCTGGTTACTTGAAAGAAAAGCACACCTGCGGTAGACTTTACGTTGATCTTTGCACTTTTAGTAGTACAAATGGTAGTGTAATGTTAGAAAGTTCGTGGGCATCTAACAACGTCTTGTTATATCGAGATCACTTGAGACGTATCAGTTACGTCGCGCACTGGTCTCGCGAGGCAGAGATATGTTTATTAATCGATTCTATATGCATATAGAATCTACAAAGCAGATTAATATTAGCGTCTCTTTATTCGTCACTAAATAACAAAGAAAATAAAGAGTGAATCTTGGGACCCCCTCACCATGTGATGCACATGTATCACAATATTGTGCTAACATGCTCGTGCCGCACGTTATCGTCCCGCAAACCGTGTACGGGCCTTCTTAAGCATCTAAACATGGCGAGTTTGGTCTTAAGTTCCCGGTTCTCGGCGGTGATCTCCTCACTGACCTGAGAGAGCTCCAGGTGCTTCGATCTCTTGACACGCTTGTGAGATATTTTAAACTTTTCCCTGTTAGGATTCTTGAAATAAATGTCCCGCACCCGTTGGATGAATTCATAGAGCGAATCAGACCAGACGTCCCGCCCCCGATCCACCCTTTTGAACAAAAGGCCGAAATCCTCGCCGTTGTTATGGTACTTGATATAGAAGCAATTCGTATTGCTAGGGTCAGCTACGACCACACTTATCGATAGAAACGGATATGTCTCCACGGCTTCTAGTCCAGCCTGTAACAGCGTTAGTACAGATAGGCCACGTAATACCACCATGCAAAACGATATTGCGGGCTATATACCCGTGAATTGCATGTTTAAAACCACACCTTTAACACCCGAATAAAACTAGATAGGTGCATAACCGATTGGAGCACATGGTACCGACGCATGTTTGTTACCCCGGTCAACCCATCACAGCACTAAACAACGTATATAAACGTAACTTACATCATAATCTTCTCTCGAATGCCAGGCACACCATTCCCAGTTGCCATTCGATATTTCCAACGGCTTGAAATAGAACATCGTCCATTTGCTCCCGAATGTATTCATCTTTTTGAGTGGACCAGAAATGACTTTTGAATAGAATCGCAACTTCGCGTAATCATCCATATTTTCAAGCTCCTCGATGATATCTTCTTCTATGATACGATATCAGATATTACTATGTTACGCCATACCCATCATCGTTCCGTCTTGCTGTGCCTCGATGATTGCCTGTAGCGCAAGTGGTGAAAGATCGCGTGAAGCCATTTCATCGcttatttgatatattgacaCCTGTGCTAGATGTTGGAGACTGACCACTGTGATTACCATTATCTTTGTTGATGTCCTGCTATCATGTACCATGGAGAACCAGCGCCTTTTCGCAAGCCGTTCAGCCATGAGATCATTTACTACTGATAGTTTGAGTTCAGCACACAAAACATCTCGCATAAGTTGACGTTTATAAAGCATGAGTGTAATGTAGTCATCGCATTGTCTTACATGGACTTTCATTTTTTCCTGCAGGGGTATATCAAAATAAATACATCACATTGTACAATAGGTCAAACACTATACCACTGCAGATACACAAACAACTAATGTGCATACATATAACCTCCATGGAGAACATACGTGAATTTGAAGTTTTCCATCTTTTGAAATAATATCAAGTGAGCGATATGACGTTCTGCCGGCTTCAACAACGAAATAGTATTTTCCTGATTCGATGTATCCGGCGGCTTCGTGCAGTTCTAGTATGATATCTAGCGAATCGTGGTCATGCAATCCCACTAGACGATAAATACCTCCGATACAGCCACATTCTGACGGATGTGGTAGCTTAGATAGAttgtttgcgatataatGGCCAGCTGCAAGGGCGCAACAGCCGACTGCGCAGCAACCTACAGCTTGTGGATCTATATAGAACATGGAGCTGGAAATTTTCTTCCTAGTATGTTTCCATGTTAATGAATGTTTCTTCctttttatatatcatgattCCATGTAATTAGCAGCTATTCTTTGTAGATGTAGTACTTAAATGCAATCCGGTGCGCATCTAGGAATAGCTATCTATTActtcattttgttattcCGGTGTAATTTAATTACTAAATTACTACCGTGAGAGTTTAACCTCTGCTCTTCTTCTTTGGGTTTATTCTCACAACACTTCGGGAATAGCGGGCTGGTCAGGCAAAACCACATTGCATTCCTATTGCTCTGCAATTGAAACTCCACAATATGTTTTGCATTATGCTAATTAGTGAATATGATCCCTCGGTTAAGCATATTGACTATTAGGCTGATGTGTGCCATAGTATAATAGAACATGTATCAGTATTGCTTTGCATGGATGGTTATTAGTAGATCGCCAAATGACATTCAGGCCAGTTAAATCTACATTTATGTATTACTACTTAACATTGATGCCTCTCCCGACCTCATGGTGCACTTTTGTTATTCTCGATTAGGGTTGTATTACTGTTGATTCTTCATAGATTCTGCTTTGGGGGTTCATGTACCATTGTTGTACGTATGCAATGTTGATTATCCTTTGTTTAATCTCTAGTTTTATGCTGGCTTATACTAACGTACCCTTTTTGCGTCCTATTTTGCCCAGTCATGGGGAGTAGTACTGAAATGGCATTTTGTTGTATCGTTTGTTTTTGATAATATCATTACTTATGTTTATAATGCCTCATTTGCCATATTTATGTAGTCCGGGTGTATACCATAAATCGGTGATTCGTCGCCGGTTATGTCGTTTTCATTAGTGTCTGCTTTTTAGAATTAACATTTTTTTGTTACACCttagatgtgtatattgctAGTACAGTGTGTTAGCACAAAATTAAAAGGTCTTCTGTATATACGGGTTGTTTTTAACTTTTAAAAGTGGTATCACTGATTGCTGTGGAAGGCCATGAAGGGACGTTTGCAGCTTAGTCGCTCTGAGAGCGTCGATTTATCTAAATACGCTCATACTTTGCGTGGAGTTCATCCACGTGAGTTGGATTTTTCGGATGAGTTTTACGGGACGTCTGATGATAGCTCATCTCCTCTAGACTTCGGTCATTGTTCTTCTAATGGATTTTGGAGCAGAACATTTGATTTTGTATTACGTCGTCGTTTGATTATCGCATGTTTTGTTTATGTTGTAATGGATATTTTGACGACGGTGTATTACAAGCGTCTAATGGACCATACTGGCAACTACGTGATGGTTACCATGGAGAGTCTGGTGGTATACTTTTTAATATTATTCTCTTTCATTTACGTAGCTTGTCGCCACTTCTTTCCTGAGTATATGTCGCGTCCTTTTGACCCTCATCCGTTATTTTTGATGGGTGCTTTTGATATTGTTGCTACTGCTTTATCTGCAGTTGGGAGCGtgaacaccagtggtataTTATTGGTTATGTTGGGTCAGGTTGGAATACCTTTGACTATTATTGCTTGTAAAGTGATACTGGGTCGTAAATACCACAAGTTGCACTATTTAAGTTCCTTCTTTATCATTGCTTTTGTTTGTTTGAAGGAGCTTACAATCCCTGCAGTGAGTGAGCGTAACGACATATATTCAAACCTTTTGTACATTATTGCTTGTTTGCCTGATTCGATAGCTTCTGCCCTCCGAAGTGGTCAGTACACTTCAGATTCATTTCACTTGGTGAAGTATCAATTCAGTGCTATGGCATTGCAATTTGTGCTTGGTCTACCGGTTTTCGCTTTCATTATGTCCAAGCGCCATACTCAACCTGATTTGGGTATATTCGGCAGCATAGTTCATGATATTGAAAGTGGTCTTGCTTGTTTATTCTTAGGTCGCAATACTATAGTGGACGGTTGCAGCGAGACTGGATTTCCCCGTTGTGATTCATGTGAAGGTTCTTTGCagatatttttgatatatttgctTTGCAACATGATAATCCGTGTGGCTTATATTGTGATAATGATGGAGGGTACTGTTACTTTAGTATTTTTACTGGGTACATTAAAGGTGCCTTTATGCTCGATTGCATTTTCACTTCCTGCGATCAGTGGTGACAGTGCTACTGACTTTGAGTTCATTGATGTCGTATGCTTCGTTGGTATTATGGTATCACTGTTTTTATATGGTACTGGTACCAAGCGTTTAGAGAATGAGACTGCAACTCGTTTTTCAACGCCTCTATTACCTGATCGCGAAGACTTTTCTCGCGTGGTTTCAATACAGGAGCCCATGGAGTGAGCGCAAAAATGGCGTGCCTCCACGTAACGTAATTGTAAATTGATAGTATCATAtgctttgttatatatcgcCATTAAGTGTATATGTCCTCTAGAGGCCTTTTAATGCAAAAAATAATTTGTACTTACTCCTGAGGCATATATCTGTTGTATTAGAGATACATATAGGTAAATATTATTGTAATTCTGCTTTTgggtgtgtatataattttattGTGTTACTATTGACGTTGCGTTATGTAGTtttctgtatatacacatgtaTACGATGAgatattattttaaaatttagTGGTACTATGAATGAGGTATAATTTGGTAATTTCTTGGTTTTAGCGCCTTCAACATTGCTTAGCGCAGTAGAGGATGTCGTCAACATCCCTATGCGCTTTCCTATGGCTTTGGTCATTTATTTTTTCGTTTATTTTAGCTATGCGTATAGTGAATGATGATACTGAGGTTTACAGTCGTCAAATCAAGTCTAGATGCCACTttgaggtatgtttatttattgtCTATTTCCTTCTCTGTGGATTCCATGATAACTTGGTGAAATATAGTTAATTTTAATGGTTTCTGTTTGTGTAGTATCTGTTTTGCTCGTTTATATTATCATTTGTTTTCAGGAGGGACGCATGCTTGCTGCCCTTAATGATCGCAGGGAATTCCACTCATCTCCATCACTAAAATGGTTGGTAC contains:
- a CDS encoding Importin-beta N-terminal domain family protein, which codes for MSVDNILSLEAIHRALEGSLAQEQLLRKQSEEYLFKITTLKGAIPLLLQIITSNHVDATVKLAGAIKLKNLVLSQWREETSICPEDRTALWNSIYDAIISAGANNDAVRRQCFEILRHIVYNAEERNITSLVYRLNADIEQRRNGDILICALRILRKLMYRYEYHTSNLTDEVNDLIDRFFGKLLNVAQDASKAGLDSPEAATCIHMVLKIYYSMGLLTSPTTNTVESTLQSWMALVEFVLDNPLSWNALFAPGTRPMLPYAELPDEDETRLRELPRFKCLKWALHILTKYMSRQIPRKENKNEGKKHFSRFIKDNYAEAFTKKLLFVMQSESTGAAVLTNHAHHKIWTYLKYAVSFPTIYNSAIKPCAPVIVQMLFQTFACNCNDEKEYTEDPESYIQSCADVSFQLLSPRGTAADFIKDACKLRREDFVPIVIAAARDVFSNGKSPVSVIYGVMCLIGHAASSVLQNTKRLSSKSAAKPVSIPQEQLLDGEAFLSTYVLQLLGSPDKWLRMRGAWLCGRVVMTTVVWRDSQNLLKIYSKLVQMLDDGEVIVSVMATSAVLAFFHNNDATLQKTIIEFLPHLLQSLFKLMERIELETVVSTLDEIVDKYSVAILPFGAQITENVCNALWNSISCGGNLSGEVEDMSSDEQILARWSMVQTLTSIVKLAADADAKDMTPNDCDMFAKITRRSAELLVSLYENLDIDRIMDYLDDLALILGYLAKIAKKIVLFLGEEKAAALGVRFDALWKILGLCMKAIGGYHDLDVTDDNEIPAIMAELSVLRDPLRSLLAHAPGGFTFDIAVQITTLCQRGAMSDDKEHAERLMADMFEVTLKSRVCDCILSTAARELTQNVMQEYDAIKNTPMYYKSRIRYVAIILLYSCGEAKPLSSIERRDELIQIVLRAVVGENSKYMKKLYIMCLSALVQVGVTYCAGEYLPQIIEGISLEGGDDSNGDMESNIDDEDFETDSVDYDCISEYSDDDEDDDYYDDEDYDEEDLDDGCSPLDDDTVIQMKRIATEGRSMS
- a CDS encoding SNARE domain containing protein encodes the protein MYNRTQQLRNLAEGIKQSNEYTRDCIVIIQDDGMPPSPMGGDDEEGFDPDFKEYMANVQDARKLIASIDDGAKAICALMELSATAVTSEQSAGVSSKLNDLIAQINDSCSKTKSLTTKLQNGKDKGTPTEKRMRNNAYNVCIKHFQNSVKRYQDAQIVFKKAIKERTARQIQLIYPEADPSELEKVMAPGNAHMVLESAARSSIVGNTNLVDAVQNIQSKYNDVLALEDSVEELHQMMVELAGVVSYQGDLIDQVEYNTMKAVEYTEKANVELVKARTIRLRNSKLIMYVTIGLTGVGVIIAVPIILKFT
- a CDS encoding WD domain G-beta repeat family protein, coding for MLLIAGGYEGGLVGLDVPQIDEALGFDSSSIHSEQVTLAFRFLCSQGSIRCLALGSDFLCCGGSDETVQIYGLRHRKKHGDLMLSDGCITAIGAVGSISNGLILVANEHGALDVYSSRHLGHLKQLKGHKAPVTSISIHPNGELALSVSEDFTLRLWDVKTFMCVFYSRLKEPIIGAEWHGDGKTYYILLESQLLIFSLSEDVKPQLYKAEGGQKHTCASWFGTYVAVGCRSGSVVLYPVVPGIPVCSGKLHTKRIKGIVGMSGCIVTVDSDGILVFLKVTDNNGVVFSELFRYGVEMRVNVLICKPD
- a CDS encoding AP2 domain family protein; the encoded protein is MRCSQSRGSKRAGKTRPIIQDPVQTPAIEDNPVNPAPVKRRRNESQRPPPNMALLPDVPEEDYHSLVRGVYYHHTKLEWRATCRDPFNCSKRSQRTFGVRKYGFYEAKMRAEVAADEWDKHRQLLNILHTITPSNKKRVIENIPYLQFHPYGNYPQYYDYVPQSEAESSTCSHAVPLYSAIANQLMQM
- a CDS encoding chloroquine resistance transporter family protein: MKGRLQLSRSESVDLSKYAHTLRGVHPRELDFSDEFYGTSDDSSSPLDFGHCSSNGFWSRTFDFVLRRRLIIACFVYVVMDILTTVYYKRLMDHTGNYVMVTMESLVVYFLILFSFIYVACRHFFPEYMSRPFDPHPLFLMGAFDIVATALSAVGSVNTSGILLVMLGQVGIPLTIIACKVILGRKYHKLHYLSSFFIIAFVCLKELTIPAVSERNDIYSNLLYIIACLPDSIASALRSGQYTSDSFHLVKYQFSAMALQFVLGLPVFAFIMSKRHTQPDLGIFGSIVHDIESGLACLFLGRNTIVDGCSETGFPRCDSCEGSLQIFLIYLLCNMIIRVAYIVIMMEGTVTLVFLLGTLKVPLCSIAFSLPAISGDSATDFEFIDVVCFVGIMVSLFLYGTGTKRLENETATRFSTPLLPDREDFSRVVSIQEPME